A region of Colletotrichum higginsianum IMI 349063 chromosome 10, whole genome shotgun sequence DNA encodes the following proteins:
- a CDS encoding Polyketide synthase, producing the protein MTLVNPPRIALFGPQKAHWTPQALAALQTTLRSDARLAFLREALETLPSLWPLIGSILDTADTGYPGAQKLQHLHDLATGASSMTTMTTTTTTNPLDFSNTELAPLTVVSQVVDWIQRHGDDDDNNSYNLGLDTCDAAQGFCLGFLSAAAVSVATDAVSFRQHVSNAIRLAACIGAVIDVEDTAHAASDAAVAVSVRCKTPQDRTHLDSCLEALPRAYVSCITDDKTLTVTLPQGSQDTLSSLLKEAGVTVVPVGIRGRYHNQEHSQAAERLARVCDEHIDLQLPEAEKLRLPLRSTATSEVIETGSLHDIAIQLILCRRAHWFQTVRKTIGDGEYHQLSSYGTESCVPPSLARKCKSNGTASGGGAGASPDKDDEIAVVGMACRFPRSENLEAFWRLLADGQTGLGTMPADRFDPATLTREPRLANFYGNFIDAPDAFDHRFFGISGREAKSMDPQQRLALQVAYEALESAGYAGGAGTDGDGIKSTGPNVGCYLGVGSVDYDANVAARDANAFAATGTLRAFISGRVSHFFGWDGPSLTMDTACSSSAVAIHTARRALLAGECAMALAGGVNVITSPALHQNLAAGSFLNTRGSSGAFDDGASGYCRGEGAGILVLKPLSRAVADGDRVLGVLAGSAVNQNSNRSPITVPDSSSQGSLYRRVLDEAGIQPHEVTYVEAHGTGTKVGDPIEYESVRSTFSGPLRTGPVYLGSVKDNIGHAEAASGVAGVIKTLLMMQHQAIPKQANFFRLNRTIKVLPGDADDVVVPESTLAWTTTTTTERRASLVNNYGAAGSNAAILVRQHTPTPSTRRSISSPVSSSTAYPIALSAKSETSLRSYMDVLKSFLLDRDEYGNPRRPLASVAYHIARTHNPAFDRRVAFVAHDAQDAAATLATASPAVVAAKRPVVLCFGGQTGRTVSVSKALYDDSDLFKSHLDKCEAICSNLGVSIYPAIFQNQPVDDTVTLHCMLLSLQISCAQSWIDSGLQVDTLIGHSFGQLTALCIAGSLDLHDTFRLVAGRARLLRDSSAILQDRGAMLAVECDTADLDDIVTGVRTAAAGHRVDVACYNGPRNFVLAGDIASIAAATDLCRRHGRVKTTKLQNDHAYHSYLTDVILPDLRELAASVTVRPPRIRVETCTADATWPSSFGPDEVVEHTRQPVYFDQAVARIAARLPSAVWLEAGSATPIIPMARRVLSSTTTQNKPRSADVFIPVNLGTTVDAAAQLAKATCDLWTAGSAAQYWLFHSSSGYRYQEDFNVPPYQFEKSSHWLPFEAPAVAPVATGAKPEIVSAPSPDSDPEAEPETHFPPGFVTRVYPGEAAVPGEHLFVVDTQGPLFQLAARGHAVTGQSICPASMFVEMVARATMLVPKKPSTRRGGGGQVPSLSDLTMSAPLGIGNSQTTVIRLRETGPDAWAFAIISQASATDPRGATQHASGTFSWTRADDTSAAKRLQLLGRLGSSQLKTATSSATSTATISGAMVYKWFSEVVDYADYYRGVQSVSADDGNRAVGRVAMPARRPPPLADAGVCDPITLDNFLQVAGIHCNCLSDRDKAAVLMCTSVDEIIFSPTFLAADKRSDADEWVVYTRFDDDPKQPKTRTNDIFVCEAASGDIVVAVLGATFHSVPFRSLAKSLGRLNAVVPESVPVLQSTKPVMPDMDEAAADSGYSSTDLVSQASDVDKTETHVDAFLSAAGDDHITASSSETATTATFADTLAKVRTLLSDMIEIPVDEVTPMTTLEELGIDSLLVTEVLAEIQKQFGVQLSQEQFAGCVHVRDVATLLQPAAAADGDSDAEEAHVMAKTATVPPSVSPGSSSTAAYSHPKQGPGLPNLASIGHDAFTRCLSSYDTHADAAAYTDFYSRVFPIQSELVVQYVLTAFAQLGCDLARLGPGDILPAVDHQQKHSKVVTQLHQILVDAGLVTKDGITHAGKGTTTYRRTKAPLPTTPAPVLMERLLRQFPQHASETKLLYSTGSRLAECLTGRAEPVSLIFQDAAARALLADVYTNAPMFKTGTLQLAEYLSSIVSALAGTGRRPLRILELGAGTGGTTKSVIETLTAIASADGAAANFTYTFTDLSPSLVAAARRRFAQWSSFMEYKVVDVEKDPAPEFLGAYDVILSTNCIHATRDLVASTRNIRRMLRPDGLLCLVELTRNLYWFDLVFGLLEGWWLFEDGRQHALAGEKRWEQALQKAGFAWVDWSRSSTRESETLRVITASAHNAVPAPAPAPAPGLVHNPSTTQQGVQTILFKDVDGLQLHADIYYPEAAVSLGKKLPVALMIHGGGHIMLSRNDIRPRQTEMLLKSGFLPVSVDYRLCPEVTLTEGPMADVADALSWVRNALPSLLRPGFAIDTNKVVAVGWSTGGHLAMTLAWTSLARQVAPPTAILAFYSPLDYEDDFWMRPNVPRGATSDPAESFPLDARIWDGGVFETARVEYRVAPTKRALGGWMAASDPRSRLALHMNAHGRTLHVLLNGLDKTTRQPPAAPTSSEIAAVSPLARVRAGHYATPTFIIHPREDDLIPWQQADRTWRALRDRGVDAELRLVEGVPHLFDLARTMNDAAERAVVEGYEFLCQHVGVSLPL; encoded by the exons ATGACACTCGTCAACCCCCCCCGTATCGCCTTGTTTGGGCCGCAAAAAGCCCACTGGACACCGCAGGCTCTCGCAGCCCTGCAGACGACGCTGCGGAGCGATGCCCGGTTGGCCTTCCTCCGAGAGGCTCTCGAGACGCTTCCCTCGCTGTGGCCGCTGATCGGGTCTATACTGGATACGGCGGACACGGGGTATCCCGGCGCGCAGAAGCTGCAGCATCTACATGACCTTGCCACGGGTGCTTcatcgatgacgacgatgacgacgacgacgacaacgaacCCGTTGGACTTTTCCAACACGGAACTGGCGCCGCTCACAGTGGTGTCGCAGGTGGTGGACTGGATCCAAcgccatggcgacgacgacgacaacaacagcTACAATCTCGGACTCGACACGTGTGATGCCGCCCAAGGCTTCTGTCTCGGCTTCCTATCAGCAGCAGCCGTTTCCGTCGCCACGGACGCGGTGAGCTTCCGGCAACACGTCTCAAACGCCATCCGGCTGGCGGCAtgcatcggcgccgtcatcgacgtcgaggatACGGCGCACGCCGCGTCtgatgccgccgttgccgtgtCGGTCCGGTGCAAGACGCCGCAAGACCGGACCCATCTGGATTCCTGCTTGGAGGCTCTGCCCAGG GCCTATGTATCGTGCATCACGGACGACAAGACTCTGACTGTCACCCTGCCGCAGGGCAGCCAAGATACACTGAGCTCGCTCCTGAAAGAGGCCGGCGTGACGGTCGTGCCCGTCGGCATCCGGGGCCGCTACCACAACCAAGAGCACAGccaggcggccgagaggctCGCGAGAGTCTGTGACGAGCATATTGATCTGCAACTCCCTGAGGCCGAGAAGTTGCGGCTGCCGCTGagatcgacggcgacctcggaGGTCATCGAGACAGGATCCCTCCACGACATCGCCATCCAGCTCATCCTCTGCCGACGTGCCCACTGGTTCCAGACAGTCAGGAAGACCATCGGTGACGGGGAGTATCACCAGTTGTCGAGCTACGGCACGGAATCGTGCGTACCACCGTCGTTGGCTCGCAAGTGCAAATCCAACGGCACGGcatccggcggcggcgcaggagCATCGcccgacaaggacgacgagattGCCGTCGTAGGAATGGCGTGTCGGTTCCCACGGTCCGAGAACCTCGAGGCCTTTTGGCggctcctcgccgacggccagaCGGGCCTCGGCACCATGCCGGCTGACCGCTTCGACCCGGCGACGCTGACGCGCGAGCCGCGGCTGGCCAACTTCTATGGCAACTTCATCGACGCGCCCGACGCCTTTGACCACAGGTTCTTTGGCATCTCGGGCCGCGAGGCAAAGTCCATGGACCCCCAGCAGCGGCTGGCGCTGCAGGTCGCCTACGAAGCGCTCGAGTCGGCGGGGTACGCCGGGGGTGCCGGtaccgacggcgacggcatcaagTCCACCGGGCCGAATGTCGGGTGCTACCTCGGCGTGGGCAGCGTCGACTACGACGCCAACGTGGCCGCGCGCGACGCCAACGCCTTTGCGGCGACGGGCACGCTGCGCGCCTTCATCAGCGGCCGCGTGAGCCACTTCTTCGGCTGGGACGGGCCCTCGCTGACCATGGACACGGCgtgctcgtcctcggccgtcgccatccACACGGCCCGCCGCGCCCTGCTGGCCGGCGAGTGCGCCATGGcgctggccggcggcgtcaacgtcATCACGAGCCCCGCGTTGCACCagaacctcgccgccggctcgtTCCTCAACACCCGCGGGTCGTCCGGGGCCTTTGATGACGGCGCCTCCGGCTACTGCCGGGGCGAGGGTGCCGGCATCCTCGTGCTCAAGCCGCTCTCCAGGGCcgtggccgacggcgaccgcGTGTTGGGCGTGCTAGCCGGGTCAGCCGTGAACCAGAACTCGAACCGCAGCCCCATCACGGTGCCCGACTCGTCGTCCCAGGGCAGCCTGTACCGGCGCgtgctggacgaggcgggcaTCCAGCCTCACGAGGTGACGTACGTCGAGGCGCACGGGACGG GAACCAAGGTCGGCGATCCGATCGAGTACGAAAGCGTCCGGAGCACCTTTTCCGGCCCTCTCCGCACGGGTCCCGTGTACCTCGGCTCCGTCAAGGACAACATCGGCCAcgccgaggcggcctcgggcgTGGCCGGCGTCATCAAGACGCTGCTCATGATGCAGCACCAGGCGATACCGAAGCAGGCCAACTTTTTCCGCCTCAACCGGACCATCAAAGTCTTGccgggcgacgccgacgacgtcgtcgtgccCGAGAGCACCCTTgcatggacgacgacgacgacgacggagaggCGAGCTTCCCTGGTTAACAACTacggcgcggccgggagcaacgccgccatcctcgtgCGGCAACACACGCCAACCCCATCGACTCGCCggtccatctcgtcgccggtTTCATCGTCGACAGCCTACCCCATCGCCCTCTCTGCCAAGTCAGAGACCAGCCTGAGGTCGTACATGGACGTGCTGAAGAGCTTCCTCCTGGACAGGGACGAGTATGGGAACCCGCGCCGCCCCCTTGCCTCTGTGGCATACCACATCGCCCGGACTCACAACCCGGCCTTTGACCGCCGCGTCGCCTTTGTCGCGCACGACGCCCAAGACGCGGCCGCTACCCTCGCCACGGCAagccccgccgtcgtcgcagcCAAGAGACCCGTGGTTCTCTGCTTTGGCGGCCAGACCGGACGCACCGTTTCCGTCTCCAAGGCGCTCTACGACGATTCCGACCTGTTCAAGAGTCACCTG GACAAATGCGAGGCCATCTGCAGCAACCTCGGGGTCAGCATCTACCCGGCCATCTTTCAGAACCAGCCCGTAGACGACACGGTCACGCTTCACTGTATGCTCCTCTCGCTGCAGATCTCGTGCGCCCAGAGCTGGATCGACAGCGGCCTGCAGGTCGACACCCTCATCGGCCACAGCTTCGGCCAGCTCACGGCCCTCTGCATCGCCGGGTCCCTGGACCTCCACGATACcttccgcctcgtcgccggccgagCCCGCCTGCTCCGCGACTCCTCGGCCATTCTTCAGGATCGTGGTGCCATGCTAGCCGTTGAGTGTGAcaccgccgacctcgacgacatcgtgACTGGCGTGAGGACGGCCGCAGCTGGCCATCGCGTCGACGTCGCATGCTACAATGGCCCCCGCAACTTTGTCCTTGCCGGCGACatcgcctccatcgccgccgccactgacctttgccgccgccacggccgcgtCAAGACGACCAAGTTGCAGAACGACCACGCCTACCACTCGTACCTGACGGACGTCATCCTGCCCGACCTGCGGGAGCTGGCCGCCTCCGTCACCGTCCGGCCCCCCCGCATCCGCGTCGAGACCTGCACGGCCGACGCCACGTGGCCATCGTCTTTTGGCCCggacgaggttgtcgagcACACGCGGCAGCCCGTCTACTTTGACCAGGCAGTCGCCCGCATCGCCGCAAGACTGCCCTCGGCCGTCtggctcgaggccggctcCGCCACGCCCATCATCCCCATGGCCCGGCGCGTCCTCTCCTCCACGACGACGCAGAACAAGCCCCGCTCCGCCGACGTCTTCATCCCCGTAAACCTCGGCACgaccgtcgacgccgcggcgcagCTGGCCAAGGCCACTTGCGACCTGTGGACCGCCGGCTCGGCTGCGCAGTACTGGCTCTTCCATTCGTCGTCGGGCTACCGTTATCAGGAGGATTTCAACGTGCCGCCGTACCAGTTTGAAAAGTCGTCGCACTGGTTACCGTTTGAGGCGCCGGCTGTGGCGCCCGTCGCTACCGGCGCCAAGCCCGAGATCGTCTCCGCTCCGAGCCCCGATTCCGATCCCGAGGCCGAGCCGGAGACCCACTTCCCTCCCGGGTTCGTCACGCGGGTCTACCCGGGCGAGGCGGCAGTGCCGGGCGAGCACctgttcgtcgtcgacacACAGGGACCTCTTTTCCAGCTCGCCGCACGCGGCCACGCCGTCACGGGCCAGAGCATCTGCCCCGCGTCCATGTTTGTCGAGATGGTAGCCCGGGCTACAATGCTCGTGCCCAAGAAGCCCTCGACACGCCGTGGCGGTGGTGGGCAGGTTCCCTCGCTGAGCGACCTGACCATGTCGGCCCCGCTGGGCATCGGGAACAGCCAGACTACCGTCATCCGTCTTCGTGAGACGGGCCCGGACGCGTGGGCCTTTGCCATCATCAGCCAGGCCTCGGCGACTGACCCCCGCGGTGCCACGCAGCATGCCAGCGGAACCTTTTCCTGGACGCGCGCCGACGACACCTCCGCCGCGAAGCGCCTCCAGCTGCTCGGCCGCCTGGGGTCCTCGCAGCTcaagacggcgacgtcgtcggcgacgtcgacggccacCATCAGTGGCGCCATGGTGTACAAGTGGTTCTCCGAGGTGGTCGACTACGCCGACTACTACCGCGGCGTGCAGAGCGTgtcggccgacgacggcaaccgGGCCGTTGGACGCGTCGCGATGCCGGCGCGGCGCCCACCGCCGCTGGCGGACGCCGGCGTGTGCGATCCCATCACGCTCGACAACTTCCTGCAGGTGGCCGGCATCCACTGCAACTGCCTGTCGGACCGCGACAAGGCGGCGGTGCTCATGTGCACGTCGGTCGACGAGATTATCTTTTCGCCCACCTTCCTCGCCGCAGACAAGAGgagcgacgccgacgagTGGGTGGTGTACACGcgcttcgacgacgacccgaAGCAGCCCAAGACGCGGACCAACGACATCTTTGTGTGCGAGGCGGCCTCGGGGGACATCGTCGTGGCCGTTCTTGGTGCGACGTTCCATAGTGTACCATTCCGGTCACTGGCAAAGAGTCTCGGCAGGCTGAACGCGGTCGTCCCCGAGTCAGTGCCGGTGTTACAGTCCACCAAGCCCGTCATGCccgacatggacgaggccgccgccgactctGGCTACTCCTCGACGGATCTGGTCTCTCAGGCGTCGGACGTGGACAAGACGGAAACCCACGTAGACGCATTCTTGTCTGCTGCTGGTGACGATCATATtacagcatcatcatcagaaacagcaacaacagcaacgtTTGCCGACACCCTGGCCAAGGTGCGCACGCTCCTCAGCGACATGATTGAGATACCTGTCGACGAGGTGACGCCGATGACCacgctcgaggagctcggcatCGACTCGCTGCTTGTCACCGAGGTGCTGGCTGAGATCCAGAAGCAGTTCGGCGTACAGCTGTCCCAGGAGCAGTTCGCCGGGTGCGTCCATGTGCGCGACGTGGCCACGCTGCTGcagcccgctgccgctgccgatgGCGATTCCGATGCAGAGGAAGCCCATGTCATGGCtaagacggcgacggtgccgccCTCGGTCTCACCCGGTTCTTCGTCGACCGCTGCTTACTCTCACCCTAAGCAAGGCCCCGGACTACCCAACCTGGCCTCCATCGGCCACGACGCCTTCACCCGGTGCCTCTCCTCGTACGACACGCACGCCGACGCTGCGGCTTACACCGACTTCTACTCCCGAGTCTTCCCCATCCAGTCCGAGCTCGTCGTGCAGTACGTGCTGACAGCCTTCGCCCAGCTGGGCTGTGacctcgcccgtctcggcccAGGGGATATCTTGCCGGCCGTCGACCACCAGCAGAAACACTCCAAGGTGGTTACGCAGCTGCACCagatcctcgtcgacgccggcctggtcACCAAGGACGGCATCACTCACGCGGGCAAGGGCACGACCACCTACCGGCGCACCAAGGCGCCTCTGCCCACCACGCCCGCGCCCGTGCTGATGGAGCGTCTGCTGCGGCAGTTCCCGCAGCACGCCTCCGAGACGAAGCTCCTCTACTCTACCGGCAGCAGGCTGGCCGAGTGCCTCACCGGCCGGGCCGAGCCCGTGTCTCTCATCTTCcaggacgcggcggcgcgcgccctcctcgccgacgtctaCACCAACGCGCCCATGTTCAAGACGGGCACCCTACAGCTGGCCGAGTACCTCTCGTCCATCGTCTCGGCACTCGCAGGCACGGGCCGGCGCCCGCTCAGgatcctcgagctcggcgccggcaccggcggcacGACCAAGAGCGTCATCGAAACTCTGACCGCCATCGCTTCCGCCGACGGTGCAGCAGCAAACTTCACCTACACCTTCACCGAcctctcgccgtcgctggtggccgccgcccgccgccggttCGCCCAGTGGTCCTCCTTCATGGAGtacaaggtcgtcgacgtcgagaaggaccCGGCGCCCGAGTTCCTCGGCGCCTACGACGTGATCCTGTCGACCAACTGCATCCACGCCACGCGCGACCTGGTCGCATCCACGCGCAACATCCGCCGCATGCTCCGCCCCGACGGCCTGCTgtgcctcgtcgagctcacGCGCAACCTGTACTGGTTCGACCTCGTCTTTGGCCTGCTCGAGGGCTGGTGGCTCTTCGAGGACGGCCGGCAGCACGCGCTGGCGGGCGAGAAGAGGTGGGAGCAGGCCCTACAGAAGGCAGGTTTTGCCTGGGTCGACTGGAGTCGCAGTTCGACGAGGGAGTCGGAGACGTTGCGCGTCATCACCGCCTCGGCGCATAACGCGgtcccggccccggccccggccccggctccGGGTCTCGTCCACAACCCCTCGACAACACAGCAAGGCGTCCAGACGATCCTGTTCAAGGATGTCGATGGCCTCCAGCTCCACGCCGATATCTACTACCCCGAGGCGGCGGTATCATTGGGCAAGAAGCTTCCTGTAG CCCTCATgatccacggcggcggccacatCATGCTCTCTAGGAACGACATCAGGCCCCGGCAGACCGAGATGCTCCTCAAGAGCGGCTTCCTCCCCGTCAGCGTCGACTACCGCCTCTGCCCCGAGGTCACCCTCACCGAGGGCCCCATGGCGGACGTTGCCGATGCCCTCTCCTGGGTCCGCAACGCTCTCCcgtccctcctccgccccgGCTTCGCGATCGACACCAACaaggtcgtcgccgtcggctggTCCACGGGCGGTCATCTGGCAATGACGCTCGCGTGGACCTCGCTCGCCCGCCAGGTGGCGCCCCCCACGGCCATCCTCGCCTTCTACAGCCCCCTCGACTACGAAGACGACTTCTGGATGCGTCCCAATGTGCCGAGAGGCGCCACCTCGGACCCGGCTGAGTCTTTTCCTCTCGACGCGCGCATctgggacggcggcgtgtTCGAGACAGCCCGCGTTGAGTACCGCGTAGCCCCGACCAAACGCGCCCTCGGCGGTTGGATGGCCGCCTCGGATCCCCGCAGCCGGCTGGCTCTGCACATGAACGCCCATGGCCGCACGCTGCACGTGTTGCTCAACGGGCTGGACAAGACGACGCGTCAGCCgcccgcggcgccgacgagctccgAGATCGCGGCCGTCAGCCCACTGGCGCGGGTGAGGGCGGGCCACTACGCGACGCCTACTTTCATCATCCACCCGCGCGAAGACGACCTGATCCCCTGGCAACAGGCGGACCGGACATGGCGGGCGCTGAGGgaccgcggcgtcgacgccgagttGAGGCTTGTCGAGGGCGTGCCGCACCTGTTTGACctggcgaggacgatgaaCGACGCTGCTGAGCGGGCCGTGGTTGAGGGGTACGAGTTTCTGTGTCAGCATGTGGGCGTGAGTCTGCCGTTGTGA